A DNA window from Actinokineospora baliensis contains the following coding sequences:
- a CDS encoding proton-conducting transporter transmembrane domain-containing protein: MNALLVAAVGVPLAAFLALAVALWFGRVWTEGVVSGLVIGASVVSGLAGAGLAVVCLVDGPGSVALGAWFAGFPLRLTADWLSVPMVVLVGLLGCLIGAFSQRYLHRDPGYRRFYLLLALFVAAVQIVVLAATLDLLVVGWELAGLASALLIAFFHHRPGPVAGSLRAFITYRVSDIGLIGAAVVEHHGGSRTAVALLLVWAVVGKSAQFPLGGWLPRAMEGPTPSSAICYGAISVSLGPYLLLRNGIDGPAVIAIGAVTALYATLVGRAQTDIKSSLAYASMTQIAVVLVEVGLGWDVLALVHLIAHALLRSGQILRSPSLLHDHHHLEQSLGGPIPTTGRHFDRLLPAALRSWLYRFALERGYVDALLVDRLIGGLVRTVNRAAQAEQRWADRQAVTR; the protein is encoded by the coding sequence GTGAACGCGCTCCTCGTCGCCGCGGTCGGAGTTCCGCTGGCGGCGTTCCTCGCGCTGGCCGTCGCCCTGTGGTTCGGTCGCGTGTGGACTGAGGGCGTCGTGTCCGGCCTCGTGATCGGGGCCTCGGTGGTATCGGGGCTCGCGGGCGCCGGGCTCGCCGTTGTGTGCCTTGTGGACGGTCCGGGGTCGGTGGCGCTGGGTGCCTGGTTCGCCGGGTTCCCGCTGCGGCTGACGGCGGACTGGCTGTCGGTGCCGATGGTCGTCCTGGTGGGGCTGCTCGGCTGCCTGATCGGGGCGTTCTCGCAGCGCTACCTGCACCGCGACCCCGGGTACCGGCGGTTCTACCTGCTGCTGGCGCTGTTCGTGGCGGCCGTGCAGATCGTGGTCCTGGCGGCGACCCTGGACTTGCTGGTCGTCGGCTGGGAACTGGCCGGGCTGGCGTCCGCGCTGCTGATCGCCTTCTTCCACCACCGCCCCGGCCCGGTCGCGGGCAGTCTCCGCGCGTTCATCACCTACCGCGTCAGCGACATCGGCCTCATCGGCGCGGCGGTCGTCGAACACCACGGTGGCAGCCGAACGGCGGTCGCACTACTGCTGGTGTGGGCGGTCGTCGGCAAATCGGCGCAGTTCCCACTGGGCGGCTGGCTCCCCCGCGCGATGGAGGGCCCGACCCCGTCGAGCGCGATCTGCTACGGAGCGATCTCTGTCAGCCTCGGCCCATACCTGTTGCTGCGCAACGGGATCGACGGCCCAGCCGTGATCGCCATCGGCGCGGTGACGGCCCTGTACGCGACCCTGGTCGGCCGGGCGCAGACCGACATCAAGAGCAGCCTCGCCTACGCCTCAATGACCCAGATCGCCGTGGTCCTGGTAGAAGTAGGCCTGGGTTGGGACGTCCTGGCCCTCGTCCACCTCATCGCCCACGCCCTCCTGCGCAGCGGCCAGATCCTGCGCTCCCCAAGCCTGCTGCACGACCACCACCACCTAGAACAGTCTCTTGGCGGCCCGATCCCCACAACCGGCAGGCACTTCGACAGGCTCCTACCAGCCGCGCTCCGAAGCTGGCTCTACCGATTCGCCCTAGAACGAGGCTACGTCGACGCCCTGCTGGTAGACCGCCTGATCGGCGGCCTGGTTCGCACAGTCAACCGAGCCGCCCAAGCCGAACAACGCTGGGCCGACCGCCAGGCGGTGACCCGATGA
- a CDS encoding YbcC family protein — translation MTPIGDLVDRAAGLLPEQGPLQTFVHHNTLHAFEELPFHDAVVRAGELFGAQPFPTEEELHDHVVRERITEADLVAVVAAEVADDGVPVVVGGPTRREFHVHRLRHLLDVPRGPALRWVLSEAGDLGPTWAGLLAAAPKVVPTVAATPRPRDRVLAETGIDTDSLVHPVLIRLAGAFLDQGVAYWPMPDRDSGFLAAFRKLYSKAGGPPDRFLRGLGAVLRGQSTWDADRAVAWALTEMDVPEAAWGEAILATLLSLPGWAGMMRQFEVRPDRAPVSAPPARLVDYLAVQLTLDLFAARHARAQSPVHGVVVEVTARPDVELAYEAFVLAQVMGVDPSPDPAAWIALVGDCDGLQRRKLLHAAYERRHRVGVLDGLAAHQRMSTSDSVPVDFQAVFCIDEREESLRRHLEENTPAAQTFGFAGFFGVAMNYRGVHDVRSRPLCPVVVTPTHDVVERPITPGRAVLRKARAGWSHHVGVGSRTLARGGLFSLGLGAVSLASLIGRCLFPRQAQNWSHRLDGRYPKTRLDIGYTVEEMVGIVGTVLRTTGVLAAPAPIVLLVGHGSSSMNNPHESAHDCGATGGGRGGPNARAFAAMANNPLVRAALGLPDDIWFVGSYHNTCDDTMTYFDEDLVPARSIAALDRAKDALARACVLAAHERCRRFETAPHDLALDDALAHAQTHAVDLGQPRPEYGHATNAVCVVGRRSLTRGLYLDRRAFLVSYDPASDTDDALLTSLLLAVGPVCAGINLEYYFSYIDPARYGCGTKLPHNITGLLGVMDGHASDLRTGLPWQMVEIHEPVRLLLVVEATPERLSAILSAHAGLARLVGNGWIQLVAWVPEDEAMFLFQDGAFQPHEPEALEFPVVSRSAEVYSGRRDHLGCAHVLAGVELPVPVLAAVQEVR, via the coding sequence ATGACCCCGATCGGTGACCTCGTCGACCGGGCCGCGGGTCTGCTGCCCGAGCAAGGTCCACTCCAGACGTTCGTGCACCACAACACGTTGCACGCCTTCGAGGAACTCCCCTTCCACGACGCGGTCGTGCGCGCGGGCGAACTCTTCGGCGCCCAGCCGTTCCCGACGGAGGAGGAGCTGCACGACCACGTCGTGCGGGAGCGGATCACCGAGGCGGACCTGGTGGCCGTTGTGGCCGCTGAAGTCGCCGACGACGGGGTTCCCGTTGTCGTGGGTGGGCCGACCCGGCGCGAGTTCCACGTCCACCGGTTGCGGCACCTTCTCGACGTGCCGCGCGGACCCGCGCTGCGATGGGTGTTGTCCGAGGCCGGGGATCTCGGGCCGACCTGGGCCGGACTGCTGGCGGCCGCGCCGAAGGTGGTCCCGACGGTCGCGGCGACTCCCCGTCCGCGGGATCGGGTGCTCGCGGAGACCGGGATCGACACGGACTCGTTGGTGCACCCGGTATTGATCCGACTCGCCGGGGCATTCCTCGACCAAGGCGTGGCCTACTGGCCGATGCCCGACCGCGATTCCGGGTTCCTCGCCGCTTTCCGGAAGCTCTACTCGAAGGCGGGCGGACCGCCGGACAGGTTCCTGCGGGGCTTGGGCGCGGTGTTGCGTGGTCAGTCCACCTGGGACGCCGATCGCGCGGTGGCGTGGGCGTTGACCGAGATGGACGTGCCGGAGGCCGCGTGGGGTGAGGCGATCCTCGCGACCCTGCTTTCGTTGCCCGGCTGGGCTGGGATGATGCGGCAGTTCGAGGTGCGGCCGGACCGCGCGCCGGTGTCGGCACCACCGGCCCGGCTGGTCGACTACCTGGCCGTGCAGCTCACTCTGGACCTGTTCGCGGCGCGGCACGCCCGCGCGCAGAGCCCGGTGCACGGTGTGGTTGTCGAGGTCACCGCTCGACCAGACGTCGAACTGGCCTACGAGGCGTTCGTCCTCGCGCAGGTCATGGGGGTCGACCCGAGCCCGGACCCGGCCGCGTGGATCGCCCTGGTCGGGGATTGCGACGGGCTCCAGCGGCGCAAGCTGCTGCACGCCGCCTACGAGCGGCGTCACCGGGTCGGCGTGTTGGACGGGCTGGCCGCCCATCAGAGGATGTCCACTTCGGACTCCGTGCCGGTGGATTTCCAAGCGGTATTCTGCATCGACGAGCGCGAGGAGTCGCTGCGCAGGCACCTGGAGGAGAACACGCCCGCCGCGCAGACCTTCGGATTCGCAGGCTTCTTCGGTGTCGCGATGAACTACCGGGGCGTGCACGACGTCCGCTCCCGTCCACTGTGTCCTGTTGTGGTGACGCCGACCCACGACGTGGTGGAACGGCCGATCACCCCTGGCCGCGCCGTGCTGCGCAAGGCCAGGGCCGGGTGGAGCCACCACGTGGGCGTCGGTAGCCGCACGCTGGCGCGGGGCGGGCTGTTCAGCCTCGGGCTCGGCGCTGTGAGCCTGGCGTCGCTGATCGGGCGCTGCCTGTTCCCGCGCCAGGCGCAGAACTGGTCGCACCGGCTGGACGGGCGCTACCCGAAGACCCGCCTCGACATCGGGTACACCGTCGAGGAGATGGTCGGCATCGTCGGGACCGTCCTGCGGACCACCGGCGTGCTGGCCGCGCCCGCACCTATCGTCCTGCTGGTCGGCCACGGGTCGTCGAGCATGAACAACCCGCACGAGTCCGCGCACGACTGCGGCGCGACCGGCGGCGGCCGCGGTGGCCCCAACGCCCGCGCGTTCGCAGCGATGGCCAACAACCCGCTCGTCCGCGCGGCCCTCGGCCTCCCGGACGACATCTGGTTCGTCGGCTCGTACCACAACACCTGCGACGACACGATGACCTACTTCGACGAGGACCTCGTGCCCGCGCGCTCGATCGCCGCGCTCGACCGGGCCAAGGACGCCCTGGCTCGCGCTTGTGTGCTCGCCGCGCACGAACGCTGCCGCCGGTTCGAGACCGCCCCGCACGACCTGGCCCTCGACGACGCGCTCGCCCACGCCCAGACGCACGCGGTCGACCTCGGCCAGCCGAGACCGGAGTACGGGCACGCCACCAACGCGGTCTGCGTGGTTGGTCGACGCTCGTTGACCCGTGGCCTCTACCTGGACCGCCGCGCGTTCCTGGTGTCCTACGACCCGGCCTCCGACACCGACGACGCCTTGCTGACTTCCCTGCTGCTCGCGGTCGGACCGGTGTGCGCGGGGATCAACCTGGAGTACTACTTCAGCTACATCGACCCGGCGCGCTACGGCTGCGGCACCAAACTCCCGCACAACATCACGGGACTGTTGGGCGTGATGGACGGGCACGCGTCCGACCTGCGGACCGGTTTGCCCTGGCAGATGGTCGAGATCCACGAACCGGTCCGGTTGCTGCTGGTCGTCGAGGCCACTCCCGAGCGGTTGTCGGCGATCCTGTCGGCGCACGCGGGGCTGGCGCGGTTGGTCGGCAACGGCTGGATCCAGCTCGTGGCGTGGGTCCCCGAGGACGAGGCGATGTTCCTGTTCCAGGACGGCGCTTTCCAGCCGCACGAGCCCGAGGCCCTGGAGTTCCCCGTGGTGTCGCGGTCGGCCGAGGTGTACAGCGGTCGCCGGGATCACCTGGGGTGCGCGCACGTGCTGGCCGGGGTCGAGCTGCCGGTTCCGGTGCTCGCCGCCGTACAGGAAGTGAGGTGA
- a CDS encoding SulP family inorganic anion transporter, which produces MSEQSTAPVSGSTDQARRRFPLGDVKSGFLVSLIALPLCLGIALASGFPPIAGVLTAIVGGILGGLLGGAPLTIKGPAAGLIVIAVGAVHDLGQGDAVAGYRRALAVGVVAALIQILFAAVRAAGIGVAMSPSVVHGMLAAIGVIIIAKQAHVVLGVKPTAETPLGLLAEIPHSIANANPLIVLIGVVALLILFGLPLIRAAWSKVVPAPLVVLAVAIPIGLWLHLSSPHDYRFADATHHLGPEFLVRLPGSVLDAVTFPDFSQVFSGTSLQYVAMFALIGTIESTLTVLAVDSMDPTKRPSDLNRDLFAIGAGNLTASLIGGLPMISEIVRSRANLDAGAKTRWSNVCHGAILLLFVALIPNLVQTIPLAALAAMLVYTGFRLANPREVAHVGKIGWDQLLLFLTTLVVTLATDLLIGVASGLALKIVLHVVRGVPLPAFLRPRPQVTRDGDVLRVAVPGAAVFPALLPLRRAIVREGQGASEIVVDVRGVAVVDHTFLSRLDQLAKELPGATLRVEGLDGLEPVSAHPQSLRRRRRS; this is translated from the coding sequence ATGTCCGAACAATCCACCGCGCCGGTTTCCGGCAGCACGGACCAGGCCAGACGCCGCTTTCCGCTAGGTGATGTCAAGTCCGGTTTCCTGGTCTCGCTCATCGCGCTCCCGCTGTGCTTGGGCATCGCCCTGGCCAGCGGTTTCCCACCCATCGCCGGTGTGCTCACCGCGATCGTCGGCGGGATACTCGGCGGCCTGCTCGGCGGCGCCCCGCTGACCATCAAGGGCCCCGCGGCGGGCCTCATCGTCATCGCCGTCGGCGCCGTGCACGACCTGGGCCAGGGCGACGCGGTCGCGGGCTACCGCAGGGCACTGGCGGTCGGGGTGGTCGCCGCGCTGATCCAGATCCTGTTCGCCGCGGTCCGCGCCGCCGGGATCGGCGTCGCGATGTCGCCCTCGGTGGTGCACGGCATGCTCGCCGCCATCGGCGTCATCATCATCGCCAAGCAGGCGCACGTGGTGCTCGGCGTGAAGCCCACGGCCGAGACCCCGCTCGGGCTGCTCGCCGAGATCCCGCACAGCATCGCCAACGCCAACCCGCTCATCGTGCTGATCGGCGTGGTCGCCCTGCTGATCCTGTTCGGGCTGCCGCTCATCCGCGCCGCGTGGAGCAAGGTCGTGCCCGCGCCGCTGGTCGTGCTCGCGGTGGCCATCCCGATCGGCCTGTGGCTGCACCTGTCGAGCCCGCACGACTACCGCTTCGCCGACGCCACCCACCACCTCGGCCCCGAGTTCCTGGTGCGGCTGCCCGGTTCGGTGCTCGACGCGGTGACCTTCCCGGACTTTTCCCAGGTCTTCAGCGGCACCTCGCTGCAGTACGTGGCGATGTTCGCGCTCATCGGCACCATCGAGTCCACCCTCACCGTGCTCGCGGTCGACTCGATGGACCCGACCAAGCGCCCGTCGGACCTCAACCGGGACCTGTTCGCCATCGGCGCGGGCAACCTCACCGCCTCGCTCATCGGCGGCCTGCCGATGATCTCCGAGATCGTGCGCAGCAGGGCGAACCTGGACGCGGGGGCCAAGACCCGCTGGTCCAACGTCTGCCACGGGGCGATCCTGCTGCTGTTCGTCGCGCTGATCCCCAACCTGGTGCAGACCATCCCGCTGGCCGCGCTGGCCGCCATGCTGGTCTACACCGGGTTCCGGCTGGCCAACCCGCGCGAGGTGGCGCACGTCGGCAAGATCGGGTGGGACCAGCTGCTGCTGTTCCTGACCACCCTGGTGGTCACCCTCGCCACCGACCTGCTCATCGGCGTCGCCTCCGGGCTGGCCCTCAAGATCGTGCTGCACGTGGTGCGCGGCGTCCCGCTGCCCGCGTTCCTGCGGCCCAGGCCCCAGGTCACCCGCGACGGCGACGTGCTGCGGGTCGCGGTTCCCGGTGCCGCGGTGTTCCCGGCGCTGCTCCCGTTGCGCCGCGCCATCGTCCGCGAGGGCCAGGGCGCGAGCGAGATCGTCGTGGACGTGCGGGGGGTGGCCGTGGTCGACCACACCTTCCTGAGCAGGCTCGACCAGCTGGCCAAGGAACTGCCGGGCGCCACGCTGCGGGTCGAGGGGCTCGACGGGCTGGAACCGGTGTCCGCGCACCCGCAGTCGCTGCGCCGCAGGCGGCGGTCATGA
- a CDS encoding aldo/keto reductase produces MEYTQLGRSGLSVSRLVLGTMNFGPETTEADSHSIMDRAHEHGINFFDTANVYGWQKGEGITEQIIGRWFATGGGRREKTVLATKLYGSMGDWPNETFLSALNIRRAADASLKRLGTDYIDLYQMHHVDRRTPWEEIWEAFSVLRQQGKVLYFGSSNFAGWHLAQAQEAAKDRHFLGLVSEQSIYNLLTRWIELEVLPAAKHYGLGVIPWSPLHGGLLGGILRKQREGGASRGLSGRSGDALKQNQDTIEAYEKLAADLGEDPAHLGLAWLLSREGVTGPIIGPRTADQLDGSLRALEIELSAETLAALDELFPPPGPNGDKPAPEAYAW; encoded by the coding sequence ATGGAGTACACGCAGCTAGGCCGCAGCGGCCTGTCGGTGTCCCGGCTGGTGCTGGGCACGATGAACTTCGGCCCGGAGACCACCGAGGCCGACAGCCACTCGATCATGGACAGGGCGCACGAGCACGGCATCAACTTCTTCGACACCGCCAACGTCTACGGGTGGCAGAAGGGGGAGGGGATCACCGAGCAGATCATCGGCCGGTGGTTCGCCACCGGCGGCGGGCGCCGCGAGAAGACTGTGCTGGCCACCAAGTTGTACGGCAGCATGGGTGACTGGCCCAACGAGACGTTCCTGTCGGCGCTCAACATCCGCCGCGCCGCGGACGCCTCGCTCAAGCGGCTCGGCACCGACTACATCGACCTCTACCAGATGCACCACGTCGACCGGCGCACGCCGTGGGAGGAGATCTGGGAGGCGTTCAGCGTCCTGCGCCAGCAGGGCAAGGTGCTCTACTTCGGCTCCTCGAACTTCGCCGGGTGGCACCTGGCCCAGGCCCAGGAAGCGGCCAAGGACCGGCACTTCCTCGGGCTGGTCAGCGAGCAGTCGATCTACAACCTGCTCACCCGCTGGATCGAGCTCGAGGTGCTGCCCGCCGCCAAGCACTACGGCCTCGGCGTGATCCCGTGGTCGCCGCTGCACGGCGGTCTGCTCGGCGGCATCCTGCGCAAGCAGCGCGAGGGCGGCGCCTCCCGCGGCCTGTCCGGGCGCTCGGGTGACGCGCTCAAGCAGAACCAGGACACCATCGAGGCGTACGAGAAGCTCGCCGCGGACCTGGGTGAAGACCCGGCGCACCTCGGGTTGGCCTGGCTGCTCTCCCGCGAAGGGGTGACCGGTCCGATCATCGGACCTCGAACCGCCGACCAGCTCGACGGCTCGCTGCGCGCGTTGGAGATCGAGTTGAGCGCCGAGACCCTGGCCGCGCTCGACGAGCTGTTCCCACCACCTGGACCCAACGGCGACAAGCCCGCCCCCGAGGCTTACGCCTGGTAG
- a CDS encoding aldo/keto reductase yields MEYTTLGRTGLSVSRLVLGTMNFGPHTTEADSHALMDAAHGHGINFFDTANTYGGDGLTEEIIGRWLAKGGRREKTVLATKLYGSTGDWPNEGRLSALNVRHAAEASLRRLGTDHIDLYQMHHVDRQTPWEEIWEGFEVLRQQGKVLYFGSSNFAGWHLAQAQEAAKSRHFLGLVAEQSLYNLANRFIELDVLPAAKHYGIGVIPWSPLSSGILGGVLAKISRGESARHDAWAGPELLRRHRPQVEAYEALCERRGLNPADLALAWLLSREGVTGPIIGPRTAEQLAGSLRAFDVDLDGDLLAELDTIFPPPGPNGDKPAPEAYSW; encoded by the coding sequence GCACGATGAACTTCGGCCCGCACACCACCGAGGCCGACAGCCACGCGCTCATGGACGCCGCGCACGGGCACGGCATCAACTTCTTCGACACGGCCAACACCTACGGCGGCGACGGGCTGACCGAGGAGATCATCGGGCGGTGGTTGGCCAAGGGCGGTCGGCGGGAGAAGACCGTGTTGGCCACCAAGTTGTACGGCAGCACGGGGGACTGGCCGAACGAGGGCCGGTTGTCCGCGCTCAACGTCCGCCACGCTGCCGAGGCTTCGCTCAGGCGGCTCGGCACCGACCACATCGACCTCTACCAGATGCACCACGTCGACCGGCAAACGCCATGGGAGGAGATCTGGGAGGGGTTCGAAGTCTTGAGGCAGCAAGGGAAAGTCCTCTACTTCGGCTCGTCCAACTTCGCCGGGTGGCACCTGGCCCAGGCGCAGGAGGCGGCCAAGAGCCGCCACTTCCTCGGGCTTGTCGCCGAGCAGTCCCTCTACAACCTCGCCAACCGGTTCATCGAGCTGGACGTCCTGCCCGCCGCGAAGCACTACGGCATCGGGGTCATCCCGTGGTCGCCGCTGAGCAGCGGGATCCTGGGCGGGGTGCTCGCCAAGATCAGCAGGGGTGAGTCGGCCAGGCACGACGCGTGGGCGGGGCCGGAGTTGTTGCGGCGGCACCGTCCCCAGGTCGAGGCGTACGAGGCGCTGTGCGAGCGGCGCGGGCTCAACCCGGCCGACCTCGCGCTCGCGTGGCTGCTCTCCCGCGAGGGGGTCACCGGGCCGATCATCGGGCCGCGCACGGCCGAGCAGTTGGCAGGCTCACTGCGCGCGTTCGACGTCGACCTCGACGGCGACCTGCTCGCCGAGTTGGACACGATCTTCCCCCCGCCCGGGCCCAACGGGGACAAGCCCGCGCCCGAGGCGTACAGCTGGTAA